The proteins below are encoded in one region of Myxococcales bacterium:
- a CDS encoding PEGA domain-containing protein, whose product MKRLIVVMACGLLCVAWLLPLSAQAQRFGRSIIVRSLPHESNLDGADAINKLAIVLRRQNVAIMQPDEVRAQYELRESFESTPIEKTEVDQLARDANKAMELVAMQRYDRAREMVLEILSKADLTLESLNRQLENARNVFNSCMYLTRAMVENGDEGGAIVQAKKCRTLVPDVEADYIEHPPEVLEVLKKAEAELAAEPHGTLSIESTPSGCDAYLNGRRFGKTPMTEPNLMPGEYRLQVECEEGKVGRVHRVLLAAENMTVHIDTRVDAHVRTRGDLHLTYDNVNEEDEMRMLDALSLGRSLEAKEVFIATLLTPTVIRIDRIDVSDAKVLASVVFRTSDTSEPSLSQVAKALKDEVSMDFTGPSPKETATWQPNGPLEFSELSEDGSLPEDDSSPGVLGYVLGGLGLAALASSWVFYGIAASKVSDFEKALPSDTNYLSLQNSANNSVLPPLLIGGSGALLTTLALPMFLPSDDSLPWWSFAFLGAGAALAATGAVVMLSEDCVGRVCTNTRDTQALGGLLMEHAVPLLSVPFIYAIRALFDDSDDAPLPAARASRDGFMLSLSGRF is encoded by the coding sequence ATGAAACGCCTGATTGTGGTTATGGCTTGTGGGCTGCTTTGCGTCGCCTGGCTGCTTCCTTTAAGTGCCCAAGCGCAGCGCTTTGGCCGCTCGATTATTGTGCGCTCCTTGCCGCATGAATCAAACCTGGATGGCGCCGACGCCATCAACAAGCTCGCGATTGTTTTGCGCCGCCAAAACGTGGCCATCATGCAGCCCGATGAAGTGCGGGCGCAGTACGAGCTTCGCGAATCGTTCGAATCGACACCGATTGAAAAGACCGAGGTCGACCAGCTTGCGCGCGATGCCAATAAAGCCATGGAGCTTGTGGCGATGCAGCGCTATGACCGCGCCCGGGAAATGGTCCTGGAGATTTTGAGCAAGGCAGACCTGACGCTTGAGTCGCTGAACCGTCAGCTTGAAAACGCTCGCAATGTGTTTAATAGCTGCATGTATCTCACGCGCGCGATGGTGGAAAACGGCGATGAGGGCGGCGCGATTGTTCAGGCGAAAAAGTGCAGGACCTTGGTGCCGGATGTTGAAGCCGATTACATTGAGCATCCGCCGGAAGTCTTGGAGGTGCTGAAAAAGGCCGAGGCCGAGCTTGCCGCAGAGCCGCATGGCACCCTGAGCATCGAGAGCACCCCATCGGGCTGCGATGCTTATCTCAATGGCCGCCGATTTGGCAAAACGCCGATGACCGAGCCAAATCTGATGCCGGGTGAATACCGCCTTCAAGTCGAGTGTGAAGAGGGCAAGGTGGGCCGGGTGCATCGGGTGCTTTTGGCGGCAGAGAATATGACGGTGCACATTGATACGCGTGTGGATGCGCATGTGCGCACACGCGGTGACCTTCATCTGACTTACGATAATGTGAACGAAGAAGATGAGATGCGTATGCTCGATGCGCTTTCTTTGGGCCGCTCGCTTGAGGCCAAAGAAGTCTTCATTGCGACCTTGCTTACACCGACGGTGATTCGCATTGACCGCATTGATGTCAGTGATGCCAAGGTCTTGGCCTCGGTGGTCTTTCGAACTTCGGATACTTCCGAGCCTTCGCTTAGCCAAGTGGCCAAGGCTCTGAAAGACGAAGTCTCGATGGACTTTACCGGCCCCTCGCCCAAAGAGACCGCGACCTGGCAGCCGAATGGCCCGCTTGAGTTCTCGGAGCTTAGTGAGGATGGCTCGCTTCCTGAAGACGACTCTTCGCCCGGTGTGCTTGGCTATGTGCTTGGAGGCCTTGGCTTAGCTGCGCTTGCAAGCAGCTGGGTGTTTTACGGCATCGCCGCATCCAAAGTCAGCGACTTTGAAAAAGCTCTGCCGTCGGATACGAATTACTTATCCTTGCAAAACAGCGCCAATAACTCCGTGCTTCCGCCTTTGTTGATTGGCGGCTCGGGCGCGCTGCTCACGACTCTTGCGCTGCCTATGTTTTTGCCCAGCGATGACTCGCTTCCGTGGTGGAGTTTTGCTTTTCTTGGAGCAGGAGCTGCCCTTGCGGCCACGGGCGCTGTGGTGATGCTGTCTGAAGATTGCGTTGGACGCGTCTGCACCAATACGCGCGACACTCAAGCCTTAGGCGGTTTACTCATGGAGCACGCCGTCCCGCTTCTTTCCGTGCCCTTCATCTACGCTATTCGGGCGCTCTTTGATGATAGCGACGATGCCCCTCTTCCAGCAGCGCGCGCCAGCCGTGATGGTTTTATGTTGTCTTTGTCGGGCAGGTTTTAG
- a CDS encoding type II toxin-antitoxin system HipA family toxin, with product MRKREAKVWHETKLVGELSENARGQLCFSYDASWLESGFPISLNLPLDREEHTSAAHAFFEGLLPEGATRQRLSRQYKLSTHDVLGLLLRIGGDCAGALSVLPTEQSPSTKELKAQPISLDDLERLLQSRGQSSISAAPQRFSIAGAQDKIAVIINNNGLFTPNAYQPSTHIIKFETIRWVCFAEYMAHQLARSLKLTTAEITYCEHEKMPYLRISRYDREHPSSGNIKRLHQEDLAQAMGYPSQTKYEQDGGPSLAQIATVIREHCDQPARDIVRLSTWQIFNYLVGNSDGHAKNLSLLYRPNRSTPELAPFYDLVCIEFLNFIGVTSFDRSLAFLIGEHAEPEQISKEDWLLFAKSIQVPAKTLLETLRHMADELPSLAKQARAQFTEHFADNQVYDDFEKSISKRCRWTLNNTLK from the coding sequence ATGAGAAAACGAGAAGCAAAAGTCTGGCATGAAACAAAGCTGGTTGGGGAACTAAGCGAAAACGCCAGAGGCCAGCTCTGCTTTTCATATGATGCAAGCTGGTTAGAAAGTGGTTTTCCAATTTCGCTTAACCTACCGCTTGATCGTGAGGAACACACTTCTGCGGCCCATGCTTTTTTTGAAGGCTTACTCCCCGAAGGTGCAACTCGGCAACGCTTATCGCGGCAGTACAAACTCTCAACGCACGATGTACTTGGTTTGCTTCTCAGAATCGGTGGTGATTGCGCAGGAGCGCTCAGCGTTCTTCCGACTGAACAGTCGCCATCAACCAAAGAGCTCAAAGCTCAGCCCATCAGCCTCGATGATCTTGAACGCTTGCTGCAAAGCCGCGGACAAAGCTCTATTTCTGCTGCGCCGCAGCGTTTTTCAATCGCAGGAGCGCAAGATAAAATAGCGGTAATCATCAACAACAACGGCTTGTTCACGCCCAATGCCTATCAACCATCCACCCACATTATTAAGTTCGAAACGATCCGATGGGTGTGCTTTGCTGAATACATGGCCCATCAACTCGCACGGTCCCTGAAACTTACCACAGCCGAAATCACCTACTGCGAACACGAGAAGATGCCCTATCTACGCATTTCACGCTACGATCGCGAACATCCATCCTCTGGAAACATAAAGCGCTTGCATCAAGAAGACCTCGCACAAGCGATGGGGTATCCGAGCCAGACAAAATACGAGCAAGATGGTGGACCATCACTTGCTCAAATCGCCACTGTCATTCGTGAGCACTGTGATCAGCCCGCACGCGACATCGTGCGGCTTAGCACATGGCAGATCTTCAACTACTTAGTGGGCAACTCCGATGGTCACGCCAAAAACCTTTCACTGCTCTATCGACCGAATCGCAGCACGCCCGAACTTGCTCCTTTTTACGACTTGGTTTGCATCGAGTTTCTAAACTTCATTGGCGTGACTAGTTTTGATCGCTCGCTTGCTTTTTTGATAGGCGAGCATGCCGAGCCTGAACAAATCTCAAAAGAAGATTGGCTGCTTTTTGCAAAATCCATCCAGGTTCCCGCCAAAACACTGCTTGAAACACTTCGCCATATGGCCGACGAGCTGCCCAGCTTAGCCAAGCAAGCACGCGCCCAGTTCACCGAGCACTTTGCCGACAACCAAGTCTACGATGACTTCGAAAAAAGCATCAGCAAACGCTGCCGCTGGACTCTGAACAACACGCTAAAATAG
- a CDS encoding transcriptional regulator, with product MKASSKLPHYGQIRSAKDAGQLCRAERKRQGLTQVDLYTSSALSTRFLSEFEHGKEHVSLSKALLALQSLGLDVLVFPRNEAQQLLRLWKHSSEPHDTSKSKP from the coding sequence ATGAAAGCCAGCTCCAAACTTCCTCACTATGGTCAAATCCGATCTGCCAAAGATGCGGGTCAGTTGTGTCGCGCTGAGCGAAAACGCCAAGGTCTTACCCAAGTCGACCTCTATACAAGCTCTGCCCTAAGCACGCGCTTCCTTTCTGAGTTCGAGCACGGCAAAGAGCACGTCTCACTCAGTAAGGCCCTGCTTGCCCTTCAAAGCTTGGGTCTTGACGTGTTGGTCTTCCCGCGCAACGAGGCGCAACAACTGCTTCGTCTATGGAAGCATTCTTCTGAGCCTCATGACACTTCCAAAAGCAAGCCATGA